The proteins below are encoded in one region of Balaenoptera ricei isolate mBalRic1 chromosome 6, mBalRic1.hap2, whole genome shotgun sequence:
- the DBH gene encoding dopamine beta-hydroxylase, protein MRIPSPSVREAASMYGTAVAVFLVILVAALQGSAPPESPFPYRIPLDPEGILELSWNVSYVQETVHFQLLVRELKAGVLFGMSDRGELENADLVVLWTDGDSAYFGDAWSDQKGQIHLDVQQDYQLLRAQRTREGLSLLFKRPFGTCDPKDYLIEDGTVHLVYGILEEPFQSLEAINVSSLQTGLQRVQLLKPNISIPALPSDMRTMEVRAPDVLVPGQETTYWCYITELPDGFSRHHIVMYEPIVTEGNEALVHHMEVFQCAAEFESFPHFSGPCDSKMKPERLNYCRHVLAAWALGAKAFYYPEEAGLAFGGPGSSRFLRLEVHYHNPLMIKGRRDSSGIRLYYTATLRRFDAGIMELGLVYTPVMAIPPRETAFVLTGYCTDKCTQLALPPSGIHIFASQLHTHLTGRKVVTVLARDGREKEVVNRDDHYSPHFQEIRMLKKVVSVHPGDVLITSCTYNTGDRKLATVGGFGILEEMCVNYVHYYPLTQLELCKSAVDPGFLQKYFHLVNRFNSEEVCTCPQASVPEQFASVPWNSFNRQVLKALYSFAPISMHCNKSSAVRFQGEWNLQPLPEIISKLEEPTRHCPASQGQSPAGPTMVSIGGGKG, encoded by the exons GGGATCCTGGAGCTGTCGTGGAACGTCAGCTACGTGCAGGAGACTGTCCACTTCCAGCTCCTGGTGCGGGAGCTCAAGGCTGGCGTCCTGTTCGGCATGTCGGACCGTGGCGAGTTGGAGAACGCCGACCTGGTCGTGCTCTGGACCGACGGGGACAGTGCCTACTTTGGG GACGCCTGGAGTGACCAGAAGGGGCAGATCCATCTGGATGTCCAGCAGGATTACCAGCTGCTGCGGGCACAGAGGACCCGGGAAGGCCTGTCCCTGCTGTTCAAGAGGCCCTTTGGCACCTGTGACCCCAAGGATTACCTCATCGAG GACGGCACCGTCCACTTGGTGTACGGGATCCTGGAGGAGCCGTTCCAGTCGCTGGAGGCCATCAACGTCTCCAGCCTGCAGACGGGGCTGCAGAGGGTGCAGCTGCTGAAGCCCAACATCTCCATCCCGGCCCTGCCCTCGGACATGCGCACCATGGAGGTCCGCGCCCCAGACGTCCTGGTCCCCGGCCAGGAAACCACGTACTGGTGCTACATCACCGAGCTCCCGGACGGCTTCTCTCGGCACCACATCGTCATG TACGAGCCCATCGTCACCGAGGGCAACGAGGCCCTGGTGCACCACATGGAGGTCTTCCAGTGCGCAGCCGAGTTCGAGAGCTTCCCCCACTTCAGCGGGCCCTGCGACTCCAAGATGAAGCCGGAGCGGCTCAACTACTGTCGCCACGTGCTGGCTGCCTGGGCCCTGGGCGCCAAG GCCTTTTACTACCCAGAGGAAGCCGGCCTTGCTTTCGGGGGCCCTGGGTCCTCCAGATTTCTCCGCCTGGAAGTTCACTACCACAACCCGCTGATGATAAAAG gccgGCGCGACTCCTCGGGCATCCGCCTGTACTACACGGCCACGCTGCGGCGCTTCGATGCGGGCATCATGGAGCTGGGCCTGGTGTACACGCCTGTGATGGCCATCCCCCCGCGGGAGACGGCCTTCGTCCTCACCGGCTACTGCACGGACAAGTGCACCCAGCTG GCTCTGCCTCCTTCCGGAATCCACATCTTCGCCTCTCAACTCCACACGCACCTGACGGGCAGGAAGGTGGTCACGGTGCTGGCCCGGGACGGCCGCGAGAAGGAGGTTGTGAACAGGGACGACCACTACAGCCCTCACTTCCAG GAGATCCGCATGTTGAAGAAGGTCGTGTCCGTCCACCCG GGAGACGTGCTCATTACTTCCTGCACATACAACACGGGAGACAGGAAGCTGGCCACCGTG GGGGGCTTTGGGATCCTGGAGGAGATGTGCGTCAACTATGTGCACTACTACCCCCTGACGCAGCTGGAGCTCTGCAAGAGTGCCGTGGACCCTGGCTTCCTGCAGAAGTATTTCCACCTTGTGAACAG GTTCAACAGCGAGGAAGTCTGCACCTGCCCTCAAGCCTCTGTCCCTGAGCAGTTTGCCTCTGTGCCCTGGAACTCCTTCAACCGCCAAGTGCTCAAGGCTCTGTACAGCTTTGCCCCCAtctccatgcactgcaacaagtCCTCGGCTGTCCGCTTCCAG GGTGAGTGGAATCTGCAGCCCCTTCCCGAGATCATCTCCAAGCTGGAAGAGCCCACCCGTCACTGCCCAGCCAGCCAGGGTCAGAGCCCCGCCGGCCCCACCATGGTCAGCATCGGCGGGGGCAAAGGTTGA